The following coding sequences are from one Roseburia hominis A2-183 window:
- a CDS encoding right-handed parallel beta-helix repeat-containing protein, whose amino-acid sequence MTGSYRTYYVNQKTGRDSNDGLTMDSPFASLFQVNRLRLYPGDKVLLARDSVFTDQFLQIKDSGTREHPIEIGSYSPEEEEEGKKPLIAAGGQGIWYQDYGTTLDSPAHVYQGYVSSAVLLYDVEHVVIHDIEISNQAVEILGEDYSAPHKMNRTGVAVVAKDKGVRSGITLRNLSIHDVNGNVYDKHMNNGGIYMTALKPADEKATGVARFKDITVEGCFVYKTSRWGIAVGYTYAHDKFQGAELPEDTFLKYGHENMVIRDNYVKAAGGDGITAMYALRPLVEHNTADSVACEINDRIYCRPENRAGKVAAGIWPWKCKDALFRCNEVADTRLNQDGMAYDADSGDGTIYEYNYSRQNEGGCIMFCQSEAIHNSFCHNVSYDDLGGTVSPSENPDALLAHNTFYVREGVPFVRNKMGGGTYTEEDNTIIPL is encoded by the coding sequence ATGACAGGCTCATACAGGACATATTATGTCAATCAGAAAACCGGGCGTGATAGTAACGACGGACTGACCATGGATTCCCCGTTTGCCAGCCTTTTTCAGGTAAACAGATTGAGACTGTACCCTGGCGATAAGGTGCTGCTGGCCCGGGATTCCGTTTTTACAGATCAGTTTCTGCAGATAAAAGACAGTGGAACCAGGGAGCATCCCATTGAAATTGGCTCTTATTCACCGGAAGAAGAGGAGGAGGGAAAAAAGCCCCTGATTGCAGCCGGGGGACAGGGCATCTGGTATCAGGATTACGGTACAACATTGGATTCACCTGCGCATGTTTATCAAGGTTATGTATCCTCTGCCGTACTTTTATATGATGTAGAGCATGTGGTCATCCATGATATTGAGATTAGCAATCAGGCAGTGGAAATCCTGGGGGAAGATTACAGTGCTCCTCATAAAATGAACCGCACTGGCGTGGCTGTGGTGGCAAAGGATAAGGGAGTGCGCAGCGGCATTACCCTGCGCAACCTTTCTATCCATGATGTGAATGGCAATGTCTATGACAAACATATGAACAACGGCGGCATTTATATGACAGCTTTAAAGCCTGCCGATGAAAAAGCTACCGGTGTGGCGCGCTTTAAAGATATCACTGTGGAAGGCTGCTTTGTATACAAGACAAGCCGTTGGGGAATCGCTGTTGGATACACCTATGCACATGACAAATTCCAGGGGGCGGAACTGCCCGAGGATACCTTTTTGAAATACGGACATGAAAATATGGTCATCCGGGACAATTATGTAAAAGCCGCTGGGGGCGATGGCATCACTGCGATGTATGCTTTGCGCCCATTAGTAGAACACAATACAGCAGATTCCGTTGCATGCGAAATCAATGACAGGATTTACTGCCGGCCGGAGAACCGTGCCGGAAAAGTGGCAGCAGGCATCTGGCCATGGAAGTGCAAGGATGCCCTGTTCCGCTGCAATGAAGTGGCAGATACAAGATTAAATCAGGACGGGATGGCTTACGATGCGGATTCTGGTGATGGAACCATTTACGAATACAATTACAGCAGACAAAACGAGGGCGGATGCATTATGTTCTGCCAGTCAGAAGCAATTCACAACAGTTTTTGCCATAATGTGAGCTATGACGATCTGGGGGGCACGGTAAGCCCGTCGGAGAACCCGGATGCTTTGCTCGCCCATAACACTTTTTATGTGAGGGAGGGTGTGCCTTTTGTCCGTAACAAGATGGGCGGTGGAACTTATACCGAGGAGGATAATACGATTATTCCGTTGTAA
- the gnpA gene encoding 1,3-beta-galactosyl-N-acetylhexosamine phosphorylase: MTLKEGRVTIPTNLDVVPETIELMKRWGADAIRDCDGTEFPEELVRTGAKIYATYYTTRKDNEWAKANPDEVQQCYVMTSFYTAVDTDLEIPLMKGISQELMMVNTRDDKERWWEVVDRSTGNVVSADHWEYEEEKGCVVIHDAIPFHEYTVSFLAYIIWDPVHMYNAVTNDWKNFEHQITFDVRQPKTHKYSLERLRKYCADHPYVNVIRYTTFFHQFTLMFDELKREKYVDWYGYSASVSPYILEQFEKEAGYRFRPEYIIDQGYYNNQYRVPSREFKDFQAFQRREVAKIAKEMVDITHEYGKEAMMFLGDHWIGTEPFMEEFATIGLDAVVGSVGNGSTLRLISDIEGVKYTEGRFLPYFFPDTFCDGGDPVKEAKENWITARRAILRKPIDRIGYGGYLKLTLDFPEFLDYVENVCNEFRELYENAKGTIPYCVRKVAVLNSWGKIRSWGCHMVHHALYQKQNYSYAGIIEALSGAPFDVRFISFDDILANPEILKDLDVIINVGDGDTAHTGGGIWENPAISAAIREFVYNGGGFIGVGEPSGHQFQGHYLQLADMLGVEKETGFTLNYDKYNWEEHPDHFILADTTKPVDFGEGKKNIFAYEDTEILVQREKEVQMAVHEFGKGRCVYISGLPYSFENSRILYRSILWSTHGEKDLHQWFSSNFNVEVHAYVKNGRFCVVNNTYAHQKTVVYRGDGSSFPLEMEANEIKWYNI, from the coding sequence ATGACTTTAAAAGAGGGACGTGTAACCATTCCTACCAACCTGGATGTGGTGCCGGAAACCATAGAATTGATGAAACGCTGGGGTGCTGATGCCATTCGTGACTGCGACGGTACAGAGTTCCCAGAGGAACTGGTCAGAACCGGGGCAAAAATTTATGCCACCTATTATACTACCCGGAAGGACAACGAGTGGGCAAAGGCAAACCCGGATGAAGTACAGCAGTGCTATGTGATGACATCCTTTTACACTGCTGTGGATACTGACTTGGAGATTCCCCTTATGAAAGGTATATCCCAGGAACTGATGATGGTCAATACCAGAGACGACAAAGAACGGTGGTGGGAGGTTGTCGACCGTTCTACCGGTAATGTTGTGTCCGCAGATCATTGGGAATATGAGGAGGAAAAGGGCTGCGTGGTCATTCATGATGCCATTCCTTTCCATGAATACACGGTCAGCTTTCTGGCTTACATTATCTGGGATCCAGTACATATGTACAATGCGGTTACCAACGACTGGAAAAACTTTGAACATCAGATTACATTTGATGTGAGACAGCCTAAGACCCACAAATATTCCCTGGAGCGTCTTCGCAAATACTGCGCGGATCATCCCTACGTGAATGTGATTCGCTACACAACCTTTTTCCATCAGTTTACCTTGATGTTTGATGAGTTAAAGAGAGAAAAATATGTGGACTGGTATGGCTATTCTGCCTCTGTCAGCCCTTATATCTTAGAGCAGTTTGAAAAGGAGGCCGGTTACAGGTTCCGGCCTGAGTACATCATTGACCAGGGTTATTACAACAACCAGTACCGTGTGCCTAGCAGGGAGTTCAAAGATTTCCAGGCATTCCAGCGCAGGGAGGTTGCCAAAATTGCCAAAGAGATGGTAGACATTACCCATGAGTACGGCAAAGAGGCAATGATGTTTCTTGGGGATCACTGGATTGGAACCGAGCCGTTTATGGAGGAATTTGCCACCATTGGACTTGATGCGGTGGTAGGCAGTGTAGGAAACGGTAGTACCCTTCGTCTCATCTCCGATATTGAAGGTGTAAAATACACGGAGGGAAGATTTTTACCGTACTTTTTCCCCGATACTTTTTGTGACGGCGGAGACCCGGTGAAGGAGGCAAAGGAGAACTGGATTACCGCAAGACGTGCCATTCTGAGAAAACCTATTGACCGGATCGGCTATGGTGGATATCTGAAGCTGACCCTGGATTTTCCGGAATTTCTGGATTATGTAGAGAATGTGTGCAACGAGTTCCGCGAGCTGTATGAGAACGCAAAGGGAACGATTCCTTATTGCGTGAGGAAAGTAGCTGTGTTGAACAGCTGGGGTAAAATTAGAAGCTGGGGATGCCATATGGTACACCATGCCCTATACCAGAAACAGAATTACAGCTATGCGGGAATTATTGAAGCATTAAGTGGTGCCCCTTTCGATGTGCGATTTATTTCCTTTGATGATATTCTGGCAAATCCGGAAATTCTTAAAGATCTGGATGTGATTATCAATGTGGGAGATGGGGATACTGCTCATACCGGTGGCGGCATCTGGGAGAATCCTGCCATTTCCGCAGCTATCCGTGAGTTTGTATATAACGGCGGAGGTTTTATCGGTGTCGGTGAGCCGTCTGGTCATCAGTTTCAGGGGCATTACCTGCAGCTTGCAGATATGCTCGGCGTGGAAAAAGAAACCGGATTTACTTTAAACTACGATAAATATAACTGGGAGGAGCATCCCGATCACTTCATTCTGGCAGATACCACGAAGCCAGTGGACTTTGGTGAGGGTAAAAAGAACATCTTCGCTTACGAGGACACGGAAATTCTGGTACAGCGGGAGAAGGAAGTGCAGATGGCTGTCCATGAGTTTGGAAAGGGGCGCTGTGTTTATATCAGCGGTCTGCCTTACAGCTTTGAGAACAGCCGTATTCTGTACCGCAGTATTCTGTGGAGTACCCACGGAGAGAAGGATCTGCATCAGTGGTTCAGTTCCAACTTCAATGTGGAAGTACATGCCTATGTGAAAAATGGCAGGTTCTGCGTGGTCAACAATACATATGCCCACCAGAAAACTGTGGTTTATCGTGGTGATGGCAGCAGTTTTCCTCTGGAGATGGAGGCAAACGAGATTAAATGGTATAACATTTAA
- a CDS encoding response regulator transcription factor, with amino-acid sequence MVQLLIVDDEPLVQIGIRSMLNWESMGIEIAGTATNGRQAYDIILEKHPEIVITDIKMPIMDGMQLIEKCQSQEHPPLFILLTSYEEFALVKQAISYQVLDYLVKLELTEDVLNAAIQKALGILEKERKQAAIPETGSDLSLLQDNFYIRLLLNLFETEEQFATQCDLLSVRFTAAGYTVAYLEMQNTRQSASAVASSDITLYRSSYQMIRNLIVKYVPCRILFLDTTHLAIIFSLTKEQTGSYHQLLTDALTQTGDMLYNYYSIRILASVGSLVENPRDLSASYSDARQIFPDVRQSDSAVIFADEGNPAREEHNVFNIAIFKDELQKAFNEYDPEALSAVFHDIIDLFSNDKRHYSQALSAASNVLHLTLSCLSNGEEQLNQIFGESANGYNCLYEAETVPQVLSWMTVLCDGLCRLFSEHNKDYKNRTISAVKKYINEHVDEKITLNQLSDVFNISPNYLSILFSKYNDMGFIDYVNHAKIECAKEMLDEGTLKIYEISDKLGYESAFYFSRVFKKVEGVSPRDYINRT; translated from the coding sequence ATGGTACAGCTTCTTATCGTGGATGACGAACCGCTGGTTCAGATCGGCATCCGCTCCATGTTAAACTGGGAGAGCATGGGAATTGAAATTGCAGGCACTGCCACAAACGGCAGGCAGGCATATGATATCATTCTGGAAAAGCATCCGGAAATTGTAATTACAGACATCAAAATGCCGATTATGGACGGCATGCAGCTGATCGAGAAATGTCAGTCCCAAGAGCATCCGCCTCTTTTTATTCTCTTAACCAGCTATGAGGAATTTGCTCTGGTAAAACAGGCGATCTCCTACCAGGTGCTGGATTATCTGGTAAAGCTCGAGCTGACGGAAGATGTGTTAAACGCTGCCATCCAGAAGGCTCTCGGCATTCTGGAAAAAGAGAGAAAACAGGCAGCCATCCCGGAAACCGGTTCCGATCTCTCCTTATTGCAGGATAATTTTTATATCCGGCTGCTTCTAAATCTATTCGAGACAGAGGAACAATTTGCGACACAGTGCGATCTTCTGTCCGTCCGCTTCACTGCCGCCGGCTACACGGTGGCGTATCTGGAAATGCAGAATACCAGGCAGAGTGCGTCCGCTGTCGCATCGTCGGACATCACACTCTACCGCAGCAGCTACCAGATGATCCGGAATCTGATCGTCAAATATGTGCCATGCCGGATTCTGTTCCTTGACACGACACACCTTGCGATTATTTTTTCCCTGACCAAAGAACAGACGGGCAGCTATCATCAGCTTCTGACCGATGCACTCACACAGACAGGCGACATGCTCTACAATTATTACAGCATAAGGATTCTTGCATCGGTCGGCTCTCTCGTCGAAAATCCGAGAGATCTGTCCGCCTCCTATTCGGACGCCAGACAGATTTTCCCGGACGTCCGCCAGAGTGATTCTGCCGTTATCTTTGCCGACGAGGGCAATCCCGCCCGCGAGGAGCACAACGTCTTCAACATTGCCATCTTTAAGGATGAGCTGCAGAAAGCGTTCAACGAATACGATCCGGAAGCACTCTCCGCAGTCTTCCACGACATCATTGACCTGTTTTCCAATGATAAGAGACATTACTCCCAGGCCTTATCCGCCGCGAGCAACGTGCTGCACTTAACCCTCTCCTGCCTGAGCAACGGGGAAGAACAGTTAAACCAGATCTTTGGTGAATCCGCCAACGGGTACAACTGCCTCTACGAGGCGGAAACGGTGCCGCAGGTGCTCTCCTGGATGACCGTGCTGTGCGACGGTCTGTGCCGCCTGTTTTCCGAGCACAACAAGGATTACAAGAACCGCACCATCTCCGCGGTCAAAAAATATATCAATGAACACGTTGACGAGAAGATTACGTTGAATCAGCTCTCCGATGTCTTCAACATCAGCCCGAATTATCTGTCGATCCTGTTTTCCAAGTACAACGATATGGGATTTATAGATTACGTAAACCACGCAAAGATTGAATGTGCCAAGGAAATGCTGGATGAGGGAACGCTCAAGATCTATGAGATCTCCGACAAACTGGGGTACGAGAGCGCGTTCTATTTCAGCCGGGTATTCAAAAAGGTGGAGGGCGTGTCGCCGCGCGACTATATCAACCGGACTTGA